The window aaatgtaccataaaggctaccaattaagaagtcagcggttttcatctatatggtgcattacaatgcaatagtgtgcaatcattgcagtagattacggtgcaaactcgtaggccaaatgtttagatgtgtggatgtggatgtatcacgcaagtttttttccccctcccagatacttgctaactgaacaatccgcgagtggtacccaggcatgttttaactgaacacaaagccgaacgcaaagatatacgctgacagagcatcgacattagacctattacagtgctttagggaaatggccataacattgctttaggaaaatgcgactagcctatatcattttagtgtttgctagattggcttgccctgttgttgtcagattgTCAGAACTTTGattgctggttggtgcacttgctacgtagcattattgtgaacactttttaaaaaaccccagaagtggtcctcgccgcgccatgcaagacttttgtttcgcgaatgcatttggatgcgtgatttatttccccatgttttaacaatagaataagataaagttaggttggtgtgctgtgctttgtttgcttagcttaggcctacatgattgcacaagtccatgatcgctatgcaacaattacaaaaagcaattataacactgacattacaaaaatggataacgttgccaaccttctcttcaatgcgttaatccatgccgggctgaagtttatccgtacaatctgaagcaagtgctgacgccgagtttctcacatcttttttagacagtagcccatcatgaAACTATAAAATTaatgaccaccgttttcactggtggcacacaaccagaagcatctgactgaaatgataagttccgacctccaattcctgcgtgcatgcagaggcgattctaggctcagtaggggggccaagcgaagattaaaaagaaagaacacttgtaacaaatcgccactactgttccccagctacagtcttgggggcccaagctgcctgtctagcctggtgacaagatatgcatatgcgcctctgcttgcctacggatggcgaaatgcgtcaaaagtacaattgattgtctcaaaatatcgtttcatattttccaatctcacgacgtccggggccccctctagtggcggggcccggtgctgcagcaccggttgcaccataggataacgcggccctgggtACTAGGCTTGTTAGAATATTTTTTCAAACGTGTCTATACTTCTCTGTTGGCGAAACGGGGTTAAATCCTCGTCGCTGTCATAGCTTACACGGCTACTGTATGTTCATTTATCAAACAGggacattaagaggaggtatggTGGGGTGATCATCAGCGCAGATGACTACCATCGCAATGGAAATGGAGAATTACATATCAGACCTGAGAACCTTAATGATGGACACATACGGGCGCGAGAGCTGGGTAAGTAGACCTACTCACAGTCGTGCGGTATTCCAGAAGACAGCGCAGTGGCCTGCTCCAACCGTAGCCTATCTCACtgatttcgtgaagtattcacgaaaaaaataacttaaattttcgtggtgcattgcCCGTTTTTCAAGGTTgagcaacgaaacgctgcctattcatttgacttgccccactgctgctatggttatccaagcgtctgcaggggcggggaaggggtgctgacagaacactgctgatacactcgggactcactaattcgacgccctttcggtcatggccgtagctacattagaggtcagggaggtctggacctcgctcatttcgtccgaggttttattttattttatttcgggACGCCAATATCTATCGTGATTCAGCTGTATTTCCCCCCATTTGTGAGTATTTTGCAGCTGCTACTGtggcacttcaggcactatttGCCCTACAGAGTGCTATCCCCACCACACATTTGGAAGAaaacggcgtgtgacgtcattttgggtcacgtgacggtgCGAGTGAGGTCGTGAGTGAAGTacgaaggaggctagcgccagtcacgccaagtatgaatccgccttaaccCTACGAAACCCTAACCCtatccttaaccctaaccctaaccctaaattgcttgtttgaaatctttgattaccatgtgacggtatcGAAAGGGCgtccacgaaaaacgggcaataacgtgaatacaCCACGAAAATTAACGTTATGAAAGAGATAGGCCTACGGTTGGAAGTATGGCCATGCAGGATCATTGTTGAGCTGGGATGCCCTCACCATTGGCGAGAAGTTGCTGCCAGTGGCCTCTTACATTGAAATTAAGAAATGGGTTTCAACCTTTTACATAGAGATCTGAAGTTACTCACAAATTGAGTATTCATTAAAACTTGGAAATCTTCCTACACGAATAGGTggattgtattacattacactttgctaacacttttaaccaaagtgacttagagttatttaagtacagggtattggtcagaggcggaacaattgcacacagggcccctgggcaagatacttgtagggccccctatacagcttgccaagctcacaatagggcccccaacgtCAATACaggaaggccctgggcccaggggcaagtgccctgctcgccctccctatagctctgcccctggtattggttacagtggttctcaaacttttcccatcattccccccttcggagggtctggatgcttccgagcacccccgccaagcaacagcagtaggctactcgcgcagactgattttacgatcgctgtgtTGTGCAGaatcactttgagaaacactgggttacagtccctggatcagtgtggggttgggatttgaacccgcaaccctatgatctaaagcaggggtggggaacctttttcatccgagggtcgtaaaagtcctccaagggccgcactataacacaaaccaggatttgcctctgcactttaggcctatattgaaggcagccacctttaaaacggaccccaccttctctaggtcccctgaatataacttaattgtattgcaaatgtattttctaagattcttttataaaatatgtcatatttcatgtgaagctgcataacattactgTTGGTGATGCGCTCACATCCAGtaaaaacaggtgctggatcaaacaaacatgcgtaaaagaagaaagaaaaatctgcacactgttgctgctcaccgatgtATTGAACACGTtttgacctcaggcggtcttcgtcaggtggaTCTACagtatacacctgacgaagaccgtctgaggtcgaaacgttgtgttcaataaatcggtgagcagcaacagtgtgtggatttttctttcttcttttaagctgcataacattaaaatgatagcgggggccggataaaacggcctcaagtgccacaaacggccctcgagacatactaggttcctcacccctgatctAAAGCCAATCAACTACCATGGCCCCCCATTTTGATTGACCAGTATTAAACATATTTGGCTGGAATTCTTACcatactttggtcagaccagtaaataaaTGGTCATCATGAAAATATCAGATTTTTCAATAGGCAACATATACATTAATAAAAGACTCTGTCTGATGAGGGTCTAGCACCAAAAGTTTGCAAGTCCAGTAAAGCTTTGTGcaaaaaagacttgaagtgtgcggattgtctccttttttgttcagaaataaatgactaaaatgacataTGGCTACTCTTTTTTTAAGCTCTGCAGGCTATGGATGAAGGGCTGGATCCAGTCATCATCGACAACACCAACATGTCATGGCAGGAGATGTTCCCCTATGTAGTGATGGTATGGTCTGACGGTTAATGTTTGACATTGTATTGTTTTTACATGAAAGTTGttgggaagtcatgggtaagcggttagggcatcagacttgtagcccaaaggttgctggttcgactcccaacccgccaggttggtggaggggagtaattaaccagtgctctccccatcctcctccatgactgaggtaccctgagcatggtaccctcccaccgcactgctccctttgggcgccattatgggctgcccccttgcacgggtgaggcataaatgaaattgtgttgtgtgcagtgaacacctgagtgctgtggagtgctgtgtcacaatgacaatacaaTGGAAGTTGTAGATTCCCTGGTGGGCTTTGTTCTTTTTTCTTGAAAGTCATTTGTAGCTAGTAGCAGGCTTCACTCCATGTCCATTAATtactttgagggtgctggcccaaatgatgACCTCAAATATAACAAAAAAGGAGCAAACCTTGCATCAAGTCTCTTTATTTGCACAGACGcgtgccttcttcagtgtacaACAATGTGTAACAATGTTACAAGAAGGCACAGGCCGAAACGTGCCTGTGCAAATAAAGACACGCGATGCAAGGTGCGCTCCTTGTTTTGTTATATTAAATGCTTTTACATGACAAATGAGCAGCAGTTATATACcgtatgtagcctcttactgcagatgggcccatggACGGGCCTATGGATATTGtatgcacagtgacttctgagtcactcctggacactttgttggtcACTTTGTGTTGGGCTGCTCTATGCCGATCAGCGGCACATGTGATATATCAGAGAACACGTTTTCTTTGTATAGTTTAtaattttgtgtgtgggtgcgtgtgtgcgtgcccattttagcctaagccctttttaggaaaaggttCCCTTTCCCtattaaagcctaaatatctcagcctctgaagcacataaaatatataaaaacataGTTTGCATTTAAAAGTTAGAACCTTCATTTTACACTAGAATGTATTCAGAATATGTCCACagttttttaataaaacagctgtaatctcaagaacttgaatgcagcatatatatcggtccaggacacaatgggatgctcagggatgcaaaatgaagttCAGCGTCAACTTACAATAAAGTCAATATATTGTAGCCTATCATATCAAAAAGTCTGTATATTGAAATACCTCACATTCATACATTCTCTCACACAAGTCAGAAAGCTGTCTCGCAAGGTACCAACCAGAGGACAGTATCAATTTGTTGTGTTCGTCATGGCCTTAGTTCCATTGGCCGGgtttgcaaccctctgatttctTGTCGACTCCTTTACTTCCTGAACACTGATTGTAAatgtaattgtgtttttttcaattTCAGGGTTTTTATCGAGGATACTGGATTAAATTCATACTAAGAAAGGATACCTTCAATGTTTCCCTTGATAAAATCGTCAGGTATGCAAGTCCACCTGCACTCATTTAGAGAGTAGGTCAGAGTTTCAAACTGATATTTGATGTTTTTGCAAACGAACGCATGCTATACAACTTCAATTCatttaagaaataaatgaatatcaCAGTTTTATAACTTTTACTAATCTAAGATCTTACAAATCCCTCAGGAGGTGTCCAAATATTCCACGCGGGAAACTGGAAAGGATGAAGAAGCGGTACCAGTCTGTCAAACATGTCTATCAGATCCTCTGGGATGATGACTGTAATTGGAAGTACAGGTCCAGCATTGACAGCTGGAAGCCTTGATTAGAAGGATGTAGTGTACCTTGCAAGGGCTGTTGCAGAAGTAGAATCAACATTGCAGGAGAAAAATTGTGGGGTGGGGGATTGGGCGTCTTCAAGTAGACAGAAGTGGACAAACTGAGTTGAGAAATTAAAAATCCTGTTGGTCTACTGTATTTTCTTATTTCTGAGGAACACTTTTACTCTCTTAAACTGGAATGTCCTACTCTGGAATCTACTGTATGTTAGAGTAAAGCTGAGAGTTTAAAAATATAGATCTTTTTATTTTGTATACATTTGTCCTTGTTTCTTTTACATTTCTAATAGTTCTACTGATGACAAGCATGTCAGTGGAAGTCAATGAGCCACTTC of the Engraulis encrasicolus isolate BLACKSEA-1 unplaced genomic scaffold, IST_EnEncr_1.0 scaffold_431_np1212, whole genome shotgun sequence genome contains:
- the LOC134444017 gene encoding NEDD4-binding protein 2-like 1; its protein translation is MGRRINHPHRNKTLYILRGLPGTGKTEKARDIKRRYGGVIISADDYHRNGNGELHIRPENLNDGHIRARELALQAMDEGLDPVIIDNTNMSWQEMFPYVVMGFYRGYWIKFILRKDTFNVSLDKIVRRCPNIPRGKLERMKKRYQSVKHVYQILWDDDCNWKYRSSIDSWKP